A window of the Bacteriovorax sp. PP10 genome harbors these coding sequences:
- a CDS encoding class I SAM-dependent methyltransferase codes for MSTSNNPLSNSEPWNLVAENYGEMADWVMTPFAKKALEILPADKSSSVLDVACGTGILTCMMANLVNNVHALDFSTDMLSDLRARLNKREIQNVEITYGDGQNLPFKDNTFNDAFSLFGLMFFPDRIKGFKELYRVLKPNGLAIVSSWAPLEKSTLMQATSAAVKAALPDAPSPRANSGTLENPELFKIEMEAAGFQSVIIHEVTMDLPEITPNMFWKLMSEGGAPIALLKIKHSPEEWNSINEKIIQHLNSTYSSNTMKLATTAYFGVGRKK; via the coding sequence ATGTCTACATCAAATAATCCTTTATCAAATTCAGAACCATGGAATTTAGTCGCAGAAAATTACGGAGAGATGGCCGATTGGGTAATGACCCCTTTTGCAAAGAAGGCATTAGAAATTTTGCCTGCTGATAAATCTTCCAGTGTTCTTGATGTGGCCTGCGGAACAGGTATCCTGACTTGTATGATGGCCAACCTGGTTAACAATGTTCACGCATTGGATTTTTCAACGGACATGCTTTCTGACTTGCGAGCAAGACTGAATAAAAGAGAAATTCAAAATGTTGAGATCACTTATGGCGACGGACAGAATCTTCCTTTCAAAGACAATACCTTTAACGACGCCTTCTCTCTTTTTGGACTAATGTTTTTCCCTGATCGTATAAAAGGCTTCAAAGAACTTTATCGTGTTTTAAAACCAAATGGCCTTGCCATTGTTTCAAGCTGGGCCCCCCTTGAAAAATCGACGCTCATGCAAGCAACAAGTGCTGCCGTTAAGGCCGCTCTCCCTGATGCTCCTTCACCTCGTGCTAATTCAGGTACATTAGAAAATCCCGAGCTCTTTAAAATTGAAATGGAAGCTGCTGGTTTTCAATCAGTGATTATTCACGAAGTCACAATGGATCTTCCAGAAATTACTCCTAATATGTTTTGGAAATTAATGTCTGAAGGTGGAGCACCGATTGCTTTATTAAAAATCAAACACTCTCCTGAAGAGTGGAATTCGATTAACGAAAAAATTATTCAACATTTAAACTCAACTTATTCAAGTAATACGATGAAGCTTGCAACCACTGCTTACTTTGGCGTCGGAAGAAAAAAGTAA
- a CDS encoding AcvB/VirJ family lysyl-phosphatidylglycerol hydrolase, with protein sequence MKMFLLLICLLFSTVTFAKTETFNAGRFGKVTIYGAEKDSPSQFILFLSGDGGWNAGVVDMANSLEAPDTVVVGISTPAYFKNLLKSKEKCHYVAADLESLSHLIQMKFNFKEYVIPTLVGYSSGASLVYGVLAQAPSNTFKGAISLGFCPDIEADKPLCKGSGLESTVLKKNKDFLMKPYEKLKQPWVVLHGNIDQVCSFAEQKKFTEGLPNTTFVELNKVGHGFSVQKNWMPQFKEAFTKIIDLDRPKAKNPAIQDLPVEEMEVEGKSNSTLVVILSGDGGWASLDKDLAGAFNEQGYSVVGLNSLKYFWKPKTEDDIGRDLNRIGVHYMKEWKKSKILWVGYSMGADALPFGLNRVSDEVKKQSLASIYIGLSRNAEFEFNFSNWLTTGASEDGKPTKPEIIKLSSSASSLKNICIFGTEEDDSGCEVLKENIKVIELPGGHHFGGDYDKIAALILKSI encoded by the coding sequence ATGAAAATGTTTTTACTATTAATTTGTCTCCTATTTTCTACTGTGACTTTTGCTAAAACAGAAACATTTAATGCCGGACGATTTGGTAAGGTCACAATCTATGGTGCTGAAAAAGATTCACCTTCGCAGTTCATACTTTTTCTCTCTGGTGATGGGGGATGGAACGCTGGTGTTGTCGATATGGCCAATAGTCTGGAAGCACCTGATACAGTGGTCGTTGGAATCAGCACTCCTGCTTACTTTAAAAATTTATTAAAGAGTAAAGAGAAGTGTCATTACGTTGCAGCTGATCTGGAATCTTTGAGTCATTTGATCCAAATGAAATTCAATTTCAAAGAATATGTTATCCCAACATTAGTTGGTTACTCATCTGGAGCAAGTTTAGTTTACGGTGTACTTGCCCAAGCGCCATCGAATACTTTTAAAGGAGCGATCTCTTTAGGTTTCTGCCCGGATATAGAGGCCGATAAACCTTTATGTAAAGGGAGTGGGTTGGAATCAACTGTTCTGAAAAAAAATAAAGACTTTCTCATGAAGCCTTATGAGAAACTAAAACAACCATGGGTTGTTCTTCATGGGAATATTGATCAGGTTTGTTCATTTGCTGAACAAAAAAAATTCACTGAAGGATTACCTAATACGACTTTTGTAGAACTCAATAAAGTAGGACATGGCTTTAGCGTTCAAAAAAATTGGATGCCTCAATTTAAAGAGGCCTTTACTAAAATTATTGATCTTGATCGCCCCAAAGCAAAAAATCCAGCTATTCAGGATTTGCCAGTTGAAGAAATGGAAGTGGAAGGAAAATCAAATAGTACTTTGGTGGTTATTCTTTCTGGAGATGGAGGATGGGCAAGTCTTGATAAAGATCTTGCAGGTGCCTTCAACGAACAAGGCTACAGTGTTGTTGGTTTAAATTCATTGAAATATTTTTGGAAACCTAAAACAGAAGATGATATTGGCCGAGACCTGAATCGCATCGGTGTTCATTACATGAAAGAATGGAAAAAAAGTAAAATCCTATGGGTTGGTTACTCTATGGGAGCAGATGCTCTTCCATTTGGACTTAATAGAGTTTCTGATGAAGTAAAAAAGCAAAGTTTGGCTTCGATCTATATTGGCCTATCAAGAAATGCAGAATTTGAATTTAACTTTTCAAACTGGTTAACGACTGGTGCATCCGAAGATGGCAAGCCTACCAAACCAGAAATTATAAAACTTTCCAGTAGTGCATCCTCTTTAAAAAATATTTGTATCTTTGGAACTGAAGAAGATGATAGTGGGTGTGAAGTCTTAAAGGAAAACATCAAAGTTATTGAACTTCCAGGTGGCCACCATTTTGGTGGAGACTATGATAAAATCGCCGCACTTATTTTAAAGAGCATCTAG
- a CDS encoding carboxymuconolactone decarboxylase family protein: protein MKARMNYYPQFTEAFSKLNDVEGMLQNSTLDKHLIHLVKIRASQINNCHFCIDLHVKQARKDEEREMRLHHLSTWHESTLFTDKEKAALNWTEVLTKLSSNDVSDELYLATRQHFNEKEITELTMSVALINMWNRFGVSFKSVAGSMDKALGVENVKL from the coding sequence ATGAAAGCACGCATGAATTATTACCCACAATTTACTGAAGCCTTTTCTAAACTAAACGACGTCGAAGGAATGCTTCAAAACTCAACTCTGGATAAGCACCTGATCCATTTAGTGAAAATTCGCGCTTCACAAATCAATAACTGTCATTTCTGTATTGATCTGCATGTGAAACAAGCAAGAAAAGATGAAGAAAGAGAAATGAGACTTCACCATTTATCTACATGGCATGAATCAACTCTTTTTACTGATAAAGAAAAAGCAGCATTGAATTGGACTGAGGTTCTTACTAAACTTAGTTCGAATGATGTGAGTGATGAACTTTATCTGGCGACAAGACAACATTTTAACGAAAAAGAGATTACAGAATTAACAATGTCCGTAGCGCTAATTAATATGTGGAATCGTTTCGGTGTGAGTTTCAAATCAGTAGCAGGATCAATGGATAAAGCTCTTGGTGTGGAGAATGTTAAACTATGA
- the mprF gene encoding bifunctional lysylphosphatidylglycerol flippase/synthetase MprF yields MKFLKYTLFALPVLFCGLAIFLVHKELMTISFHSLHSEIADWSSYKIEIALLLTFVNFVVLSGYDWIGLKTIKAQLGWLKTFKISFFAYSLSNLVGHSLISGASLRLRYYSREGLELRQISHISLQNTISFWLGFLTLGGVGLIIYPNDASAIGLSIQLIDVIGFLLLIPVICYMGASWFYAEKEFTFGKHIAISIPTTKEALGFLSLSVLDLTLCSLVMYFLLPPDANIQFTHFLVLFVTAQLAGLISQVPGGLGVFDSVLLKLLVPFAPAHELLTSFVLFRIIYYFIPFFLTLAGVATDEMILKREHTKKATAIIRTMLSPIIAQLLAIATFISGIVLLFSSVFPAIASRTHNLHKVVPLFVMELSHWASSITGLFLLFLSFKLWGKNKKALHMVQILLIVGIITSLLKGFDYEEAILLSVILAFSLFTKDAFYRTSPPRFIDNTNFQIIIILGILLLSMYAGLFAYQEIPYSDALWFKFHSRGNAERFLRSTLTLFTIFIFIAVRTYLKSDKHVDEPLMTPEEEGVIEEILKNVTETDAQLVWTKDKHIMISEDKKAFIMYGIQSDSWVVLGDAYGEPASRKKLMHDFIVKADLQGAKPVFYQLSERSLGQALEEGLQIFKLGEEAHIDLTTFSLEGSSRKSLRNNEKRGEKEGLSFRIVPKSEVPAIMNRLKEISDIWMKDKNAKEKGFSLGFFREDYIKHFPCAIIEKDGKIMAFANLWLGAGNEISIDLMRYDTASPHGIMDYLFVKILLWGQSENFKSFNFGMAPLSGLRSNPWAPLWYKLGSFIYRHGEHFYNFQGLHDYKAKYDPQWKMRFIASYGGLSFLRTLTDVTFLIGGGALGVLGLKKDK; encoded by the coding sequence ATGAAATTCTTAAAATATACTCTTTTTGCATTGCCAGTTCTTTTTTGTGGGCTTGCTATTTTTCTGGTGCACAAAGAATTGATGACCATTTCTTTTCATTCCTTACATAGTGAAATTGCCGATTGGTCTAGTTATAAAATTGAAATTGCTCTGCTTCTTACATTTGTAAACTTTGTTGTGCTAAGCGGATATGACTGGATAGGGTTAAAGACAATTAAGGCACAACTTGGTTGGTTGAAAACTTTTAAGATTTCTTTCTTTGCTTACTCACTAAGCAATCTGGTCGGTCATTCACTCATCTCAGGTGCTTCGTTACGTTTAAGATACTATTCGCGAGAAGGATTAGAATTAAGACAGATTAGTCATATCTCTTTGCAAAATACGATTTCATTCTGGTTGGGGTTTTTGACTCTTGGTGGAGTTGGATTAATTATTTATCCAAATGATGCGAGTGCAATAGGGCTTAGTATTCAGTTGATAGATGTCATTGGATTCTTATTACTCATCCCGGTCATTTGTTATATGGGGGCCAGTTGGTTTTATGCAGAAAAAGAATTTACATTTGGTAAGCATATTGCCATTTCAATTCCTACAACCAAAGAAGCTTTGGGATTTCTGTCGCTGTCTGTGCTTGATCTGACTTTATGTTCACTGGTGATGTATTTTTTGTTACCACCCGATGCCAATATTCAGTTTACTCATTTCCTTGTTTTATTTGTGACTGCTCAGCTGGCCGGGTTAATTAGTCAGGTGCCAGGTGGATTAGGGGTTTTTGATAGTGTGCTCCTTAAGTTATTAGTTCCATTTGCTCCTGCTCATGAACTGTTAACATCATTTGTCCTATTTAGAATCATATACTATTTCATTCCATTTTTTTTAACTCTGGCCGGAGTGGCAACAGATGAAATGATTTTAAAAAGAGAGCATACGAAAAAAGCGACAGCTATTATCAGGACGATGCTTTCTCCCATCATTGCTCAACTTTTAGCAATTGCGACATTCATCAGCGGAATTGTTTTACTTTTTTCGAGCGTATTCCCGGCCATTGCTTCAAGAACACATAATCTTCATAAGGTTGTTCCTTTATTTGTTATGGAACTCTCACATTGGGCTTCATCAATCACAGGGTTATTCTTATTATTTCTTTCTTTTAAGTTGTGGGGAAAAAATAAAAAAGCCCTGCATATGGTGCAGATTCTCTTAATCGTTGGAATCATCACTTCTTTATTGAAGGGCTTTGATTATGAGGAGGCCATTCTTCTAAGTGTGATTCTTGCTTTCTCATTATTTACTAAAGATGCCTTTTATAGAACATCACCACCACGTTTTATTGATAATACAAACTTCCAAATAATCATCATCCTTGGAATTCTATTACTGAGTATGTATGCCGGTCTGTTTGCCTATCAGGAAATTCCTTATTCAGATGCACTTTGGTTTAAGTTCCACTCGCGTGGTAATGCTGAACGATTTCTGCGCTCGACATTAACCTTATTTACGATTTTTATTTTTATTGCTGTTCGCACTTATTTAAAATCAGATAAGCATGTTGATGAGCCACTGATGACTCCAGAAGAAGAAGGAGTTATTGAAGAAATTCTAAAAAATGTAACCGAGACAGATGCTCAATTAGTATGGACTAAAGATAAGCACATCATGATTTCTGAAGATAAGAAGGCCTTTATCATGTACGGCATTCAATCTGATTCATGGGTTGTTTTAGGTGATGCATACGGCGAGCCAGCTTCCAGAAAAAAATTAATGCATGATTTTATCGTCAAGGCAGACCTTCAAGGGGCCAAGCCTGTTTTTTATCAATTAAGTGAAAGATCCCTCGGGCAGGCGCTAGAAGAAGGACTACAAATTTTCAAATTAGGCGAAGAAGCACACATCGACTTAACGACATTTTCTCTGGAAGGCAGTTCAAGAAAAAGTCTTCGCAATAATGAAAAGCGTGGAGAAAAAGAAGGGCTAAGTTTTAGAATCGTTCCGAAGAGTGAAGTGCCTGCGATCATGAATCGTTTAAAAGAAATTTCTGATATCTGGATGAAAGACAAAAATGCGAAAGAAAAAGGATTCTCTCTAGGTTTTTTTAGAGAGGATTATATCAAGCATTTTCCATGTGCCATTATAGAAAAAGATGGAAAGATTATGGCCTTTGCTAATTTATGGTTAGGAGCAGGCAATGAAATTAGTATCGATCTAATGAGATACGACACAGCTTCACCTCATGGGATTATGGATTATCTTTTTGTGAAAATTCTTCTGTGGGGCCAAAGTGAAAACTTTAAAAGCTTCAACTTTGGAATGGCGCCATTGTCCGGGCTTCGCTCAAATCCATGGGCCCCATTATGGTACAAACTAGGCTCTTTCATTTATAGACATGGAGAACATTTTTATAACTTCCAGGGTCTTCACGATTATAAGGCCAAGTATGATCCACAATGGAAGATGAGATTTATTGCTTCTTATGGGGGATTATCATTCTTAAGAACACTAACAGATGTGACTTTCTTGATTGGCGGTGGCGCACTTGGAGTATTAGGATTAAAAAAGGATAAGTAA